Proteins from a genomic interval of Actinomycetes bacterium:
- a CDS encoding DUF2567 domain-containing protein, with product MTSPGDPPLRTELRAGLLVGLGCAVAGVVVGVVWRVVVPLAELEKTATGVLQVGGAETEVAADGWFAVCAALAGVLAAVAAALLLRSGRLGALVGLVAGGLVGALVAWRVGLLLSPPEIAAAAKGARVGDTFEGPLRMSAYGVLLAWPTAAVITFFAVVAGLDVESHGTDRTERLPERADHAGLTATNPVTGATATDPVAAERSRLSPGAPPEPPAPR from the coding sequence GTGACCTCCCCGGGCGACCCGCCGTTGCGCACCGAGCTGCGGGCCGGCCTGCTGGTGGGGCTCGGCTGCGCGGTCGCCGGCGTGGTCGTCGGGGTGGTGTGGCGGGTCGTCGTGCCGCTCGCCGAGCTGGAGAAGACCGCCACCGGCGTCCTGCAGGTCGGCGGGGCCGAGACCGAGGTCGCCGCCGACGGCTGGTTCGCGGTGTGCGCGGCGCTCGCCGGGGTGCTGGCGGCGGTGGCCGCCGCTCTGCTGCTGCGCTCGGGGCGCCTCGGCGCCCTGGTCGGTCTGGTCGCCGGCGGTCTGGTCGGCGCCCTGGTCGCCTGGCGGGTCGGCCTGCTGCTCAGCCCGCCGGAGATCGCCGCCGCGGCCAAGGGGGCGCGGGTCGGCGACACCTTCGAGGGGCCGCTGCGGATGTCCGCGTACGGCGTCCTGCTCGCCTGGCCGACCGCGGCCGTCATCACGTTCTTCGCCGTCGTCGCCGGCCTGGACGTCGAGTCGCACGGCACCGACCGCACCGAACGCCTGCCCGAGCGGGCCGACCACGCCGGGCTGACCGCGACGAACCCGGTCACGGGCGCGACCGCCACGGACCCGGTCGCGGCCGAGCGCTCGCGGCTCAGCCCGGGCGCGCCACCGGAGCCACCCGCGCCCCGGTGA
- a CDS encoding DUF3352 domain-containing protein, translating into MSSTDERHGPPFGAYGAADVLATSAEDGEPRRRAPWALVAAGGALVLGLVAGVGWAVGSLSGGGAQPEDALPAGAIAFVKVDLDPSAGQKIDGFRFLRQFPSLRDHIPLDGDVRQVLFEAVAEDAGWGDVDYSSDVEPWLGDRLAVAGYPAGADRTTAPALVALQVTDADAAESGLLRLVDASAGGVGGTRDIGFVVAGDYALIAESQELARRYADKAEQGSLAADPRFAEDLGSVEDGVAAVWVDNAAVAEEAGVLDPMGFGLGGLATGRDGLGTSAGRTTMVARFAGPDVFEVVGSVGGAEAASWATHPLTGLDVLPASTVAAVGIADGDELAPLLVESARRSAEDTAALDDGIAALEEESGIALPEDLAVLLGDNLVGAIDAGESGAIGSVEGGVKVRTDASRAQRLLGPLLSGDLGGPADVVLRTDGDSYVLATSGRQAARLVAPGDLGDQPGFAAALPDLADADAAAWVDPSALVQTLFSGWSASTDEPGDGDDDLEQVTGVGATLTSGDDGTAVFRFRIVTE; encoded by the coding sequence ATGAGCAGCACCGACGAGCGTCACGGCCCGCCGTTCGGGGCGTACGGCGCTGCTGACGTCCTGGCGACCAGCGCCGAGGACGGGGAGCCGCGCCGACGCGCACCGTGGGCACTGGTCGCCGCGGGTGGCGCGCTGGTCCTCGGTCTGGTGGCCGGCGTCGGCTGGGCGGTGGGCTCGCTGTCCGGCGGCGGCGCCCAGCCCGAGGACGCGCTGCCCGCCGGCGCGATCGCCTTCGTCAAGGTCGACCTCGACCCGTCGGCCGGCCAGAAGATCGACGGCTTCCGGTTCCTGCGGCAGTTCCCCTCGCTGCGCGACCACATCCCGCTCGACGGCGATGTGCGCCAGGTGCTGTTCGAGGCGGTCGCCGAGGACGCCGGCTGGGGCGACGTCGACTACTCCTCCGACGTGGAGCCGTGGCTGGGCGACCGGCTGGCCGTCGCCGGCTACCCGGCCGGTGCCGACCGCACGACCGCGCCGGCCCTCGTCGCGCTGCAGGTCACCGACGCCGACGCGGCCGAGAGCGGGCTGCTCCGCCTGGTCGACGCCTCCGCCGGGGGCGTCGGCGGGACCCGCGACATCGGCTTCGTGGTGGCGGGCGACTACGCCCTGATCGCGGAGTCGCAGGAGCTCGCCCGGCGCTACGCCGACAAGGCAGAGCAGGGCAGCCTCGCCGCCGACCCGCGCTTCGCCGAGGACCTCGGCTCGGTCGAGGACGGGGTCGCAGCGGTCTGGGTCGACAACGCGGCGGTCGCCGAGGAGGCCGGCGTGCTGGACCCGATGGGCTTCGGGCTCGGCGGGCTGGCGACCGGGCGCGACGGGCTCGGTACGTCGGCCGGCCGCACCACGATGGTCGCCCGCTTCGCCGGGCCGGACGTCTTCGAGGTCGTCGGGTCGGTCGGCGGGGCCGAGGCCGCGTCGTGGGCGACCCACCCGCTGACCGGGCTCGACGTGCTGCCGGCGAGCACGGTGGCCGCGGTCGGCATCGCCGACGGCGACGAGCTCGCGCCGCTGCTCGTCGAGTCGGCGCGCCGCTCGGCCGAGGACACCGCCGCGCTGGACGACGGCATCGCGGCGCTCGAGGAGGAGAGCGGGATCGCGCTGCCCGAGGACCTCGCCGTCCTGCTGGGCGACAACCTCGTCGGTGCCATCGACGCCGGCGAGAGCGGCGCGATCGGCAGCGTCGAGGGGGGCGTCAAGGTCCGCACCGACGCCAGCCGCGCGCAGCGGCTGCTCGGGCCGCTGCTGTCGGGCGATCTGGGGGGGCCCGCCGACGTCGTGCTGCGCACCGACGGCGACTCCTACGTGCTGGCGACCAGCGGCCGGCAGGCCGCCCGCCTGGTCGCGCCGGGCGACCTCGGCGACCAGCCCGGCTTCGCCGCCGCCCTGCCCGACCTGGCCGACGCGGACGCCGCGGCCTGGGTCGACCCCTCCGCGTTGGTGCAGACGCTGTTCAGCGGCTGGAGCGCGTCGACCGACGAGCCCGGCGACGGCGACGACGACCTCGAGCAGGTCACCGGCGTCGGCGCGACACTGACCAGCGGGGACGACGGCACCGCCGTCTTCCGGTTCCGTATCGTGACCGAGTGA